The Couchioplanes caeruleus nucleotide sequence GCTGCGGGTGACCACCACGGCGGACGCGGCGCCGAGCAGCAGGGCCAGCGCGGTGGCGATTCCGATGGCCCACTGCGCGCGGGTGGCGTCGTCGGCGGAGGTGCGGACGGCCTGCACGCTGCGCGCGTCCACTGAGCCGGCCAGCTTCTGCGCGGCCACCATGATGCGGTAGTAGCTGTTCCAGCTGTCGTACATGGCGATCTGGTCGGCGTTCCACAGCGCCTGCGGCGTGCCCGGCTTGTACGCGGCCACCAGCTTGTCGTTGACCTGGACGTACGTCCCCAGCTCCGCGCTCACCTGCTGGAACAGGGTGCGCTCGGCGCCGGTGAAGGCGCCCGCGTCGACCTGCCGCAGGAACTGCTGGAACGCGTCACGCTCCTGCTGCCAGGCCTTGTACGCGACCGAGTCACCACCCAGCGCCCGGGCGGCCCCGAGGCGGTACACGTCGTTGATGTAGCCCGCCTGCCACCCGTTCAGCGTGGCGGCGTGGGTCTTGATCTGCTCGGCCTGCCGGGTGAGCACCTCGAGCCGGCGGACCTCGTTGGCCGAGGACCGCTGCTCGACGATGGTCGCGAAGGCCATCGCGGCGACGCCCAGCAGCAGCACGAGGACCGCGGCGAAGGCACCGACGAGCCGGGTGCCGATCGTGAACCGCCGCACGTGGTGATCCCTTCGGACGTACCGGTGCGGCCCAGGTGCCGCCCGGTTCTCCCATTCGGCGTCCGGGGGGAGGACCTGAGCGGGGCCGGCTGTGACGGATCAGCCAGATTTGAGCGTAGTTGTCAGATCCCGGGCGGTGGCCGAATCGGCGGGAACGACCGACTTGCGGCGCGAGAACACCCCCTGGGAGATGGCCACGCCGGCGAGCACGATGAGCGCGCCGACCGGCTGGTACCACCGCAGGTGCTCACCCAGGACGGTCACGCCGACCACCGTGGCCACCAGCGGCATGAGGTACGTCACCGACGCGGACGTGCTCGCCCCGGCCAGCCGGATGACCCGGAAGTTCAGCACGAACGCGAGCCCGGTGCCCAGCGCGCCCAGCGCCAGCACGCTCAGCACGACGTCGGCCGACAGCCCGGCGGGCCGCGGCGGCGCACCCGCGATCAGCGGCGCCGCGACGGCGAGCTGCGCCAGCGCCACCAGCAGCTGCGCGGCCGCGATGGAGACGCCCGAGCCGGCCCGCCCGGCGACGAACTTCTTCTGGTACGGGATCGCGACGGCGTAACACATCGCGGCGGCGAAGCACAGCAGCTGCCCGGTGAGCTCGGTGCCGCCGACGCCGCGCCAGACGCCCAGCACCACGAGCACGCCGGCGAACCCGATGCCGATGCCGGCCGCCCGGCGGCGGGTGAACAGCTCGGTCCGGAACACCAGCGCCGCCAGCGGCAGCGCGACCAGGGGCGTGGCCGCGTTCCAGATGCCCGCGAGCACCGAGGAGACCCGCTGCTCGCCGTACCCGAAGAAGGTGAAGGGCAGGGCCACGCCCAGCGCGGCCACCACGATCAGATGGGCCCACAGCCGGGCGTCGCGCGGCAGCCGGTCGCGCGTCAGCGCGAGGATCACCAGCAGGGTGAGCGCGCCGGCCGCGACCCGGCCGAAGGTCAGCCAC carries:
- a CDS encoding DMT family transporter, whose translation is MENRTAPDTSGVRAWLPGFLALAAIWGTSFLFIKVGVRELPPLWLTFGRVAAGALTLLVILALTRDRLPRDARLWAHLIVVAALGVALPFTFFGYGEQRVSSVLAGIWNAATPLVALPLAALVFRTELFTRRRAAGIGIGFAGVLVVLGVWRGVGGTELTGQLLCFAAAMCYAVAIPYQKKFVAGRAGSGVSIAAAQLLVALAQLAVAAPLIAGAPPRPAGLSADVVLSVLALGALGTGLAFVLNFRVIRLAGASTSASVTYLMPLVATVVGVTVLGEHLRWYQPVGALIVLAGVAISQGVFSRRKSVVPADSATARDLTTTLKSG